In Stanieria sp. NIES-3757, the DNA window TAGTCGTTGTTTTTCTAACTCCTTCTGCTCGTGAATATCTGTAGAAACCCCAAACCATTTGACCACGAGATTGTGTTCATCCTTTAACGGAATTGCTCGCACTAAATGCCAGCGATACATTCCATCTACCCGCCTGAGCCGATATTCATGTTCATAGGGAATACCAGTTTGCACCGATTCCATCCAACGGTGATCGGTTGGTTCGATATCATCGGGATGTAAAGCTATGCGCCAATCAAAATCAAGTAACTGCTCACACTCCAAACCAATATAGTTACATAATTGCTGATTAACGTAGTTGTTTCGTCCTTCGCGATCGGCAGTCCAAACCAGTTGGGGAATGGCTTCAGCCAAATAACGGTAACGTTCTTCACTTCGGCGTAGTTCTTCTTCTGCCCGTTTGCGATCGCTAATATCGCTGACTAAGGCTACAAATCCTTCAACCTTTCCCCGCTCGTCCAATTGAGGAATGTAAGTAGCTTCAATATAACGAGTTCCCGCGTCTTGATAAGTAATTTGACTTTCAAAAGTAACTTGCTGCCCTGCCAATACTTGCTCGACGTAGGGAAGGATTTTTTCATAAGCCGATTCCCCCAAAACCTCTCGCAAGTGCTTACCGTAGACTTCTGCTGAAGAACGACCAAACCACTTTTGATAAGTCAGATTATTAAAAAGATAACGCTGTTGTGAATTGACAAAGGAAATCAAAACTGGCACTTGATTAGTAACCAAGCTTAATTCTTGCTCTCTTCTGCGTAGTGCTTCCTGCATCTGCTTACGCTCAGTCAAATCAAGAAAAGCACCGACCGCTCCTCGTACTTCACCAGACTCATCTAAAAGTGGTACAGCCTTACCATAGAGGTAGCTTATGTCAGTCTCACTAAAAACAAACTCTATCTCTTCCTCAACCTCTTGCTTGGTGCGAGCAGCAAGCTGCATTGGTAAATCTTCAGGTGGAATTTCGTGACCATTTTTGCAAACTTTGAAGGCAAAGGGATACTCGCCACTGGCAGGGGTAGAAGTAGCAATTGAGCCGATGGGAACTCGCAGCAATTCATAGGCAGCTCGATTGGCATTCATATAATGACATTCTGGATCGCGGGCAATCCAAATCGCAGCAGGAACAGTTTCCATAAAAGCTTCTAGTTCCTTTGCCCAGGCAAGAGCGATCGCTTCACTCTTGTGTAAAGCTTCTTCAGAACGTTTGCGATCGGTTATATCCAAGGCAATGCCAGTCATGCGTGCTGGTTGCCCTTCGGCATCCAAAAAAGTACGACCAATCGCCATTAACCAGCGCATCCCTTTACTTGGATGTAATACGCGAAATTCAAGATTCAGTTCGGTTCCGTCTTCTAAAGCTTGACGTGTTTCGTAATCAATTCGCATTTGGTCTTCTTCAAAGATAGAAGCAATCCAATTTTTATAGGATGGTACTACAGCATCATCTAATCCATAAAGCTCGCGGTATTCTTCTGACCATGTGACATAACTATTAAGAATATTCCAGTCCCACCATCCAGCATCGGCAGCGCGTTGAGCCAGATTGAGACGCTCCAGTGTTTCTTGAAGAGCGATTTCTGTTTGTTGGCGTTCCGCTTCGTACTGCTTGGCATCGCTGATGTCTTCTGCCAATCCAACCACTCGATAAGGTTCGCCAGACTCGTCTTTAATGGGAAACCCCCTATCTCGGATCCATCGGATCGAACCATCTGGACGAACAATCCGATACTCTTGGTCATAACCACCCGATAGTGCTTGCTCAAAGAAAACCTTTTGTACTCGCTCTCGATCATCGATATGAATTGCCTCAATCCATGCCATGAAATTGGCATATAAGCTTGTGCAGGAACGTCCCCAAATTCTTTCATAGGAAGGGCTGACGTAAATAAGCCGAGTTTCTTTAGGTTCTGAGATCCAAAAGCAGATGTCAACTAAATTGTCTGCTAATTGACGATATTGCTCTTCGCTTTCCCTCAGAGCTTTTTGACTTGTTTGCAACTGTTGCAGACTGACTTGGGTTTTTTTTTGGGCTGTACGCAATACTCCACACAAATAACTGATGACACATCCCTGTATAATAAACAACAACATCCGCACATTGTTAGCTAGCTCGAAGCTAAGTCCTTGCCTGAATTCCAAGAAAAAGTAATTAATCAACAAAGACGATAACAAAGTGGCTACCACTCCCGGTTTTGTCCCTCCATACAAGGCACTAATAGTAACTGTGCCAAAAAAAAGCAGAAAAGGAGTCTGAGAAGTTTGGAACCAAGGATCGAGTCCTAGCATCAAAAGAAGGGCGAGGAAAGTTACTGTAATCGCCAATCCATAGCTTTGCACTTGACTCCGAGATTTGAACATGAGACTTGTTGTTTAATAAAAAGGTAGAAAATTAAGGAAACTCTGATTCTGAAATCGCTTGAATATTTTATACAGCCATTAAATCAAAATTCCAAATTCTAGCAGCAGTCAGTCTGAAACAATTATCTAAATTATCAATAAATTTTAGCTAGTGTTGTCGTGAGATTAAATATCTTGATACCTAATCTCATGTTTTCGCATTCGAGCAGAATGCTACTTATGTTTAGATAAGATTGTGTTTGTTCTGAGTGCAGTTTTTTTCCTGTAGGTTTGGTTCAGAAAATTTAAGTTTAAGAAAATTATTTTGTCAATTCCAAAAATCTAACTTTATTGTAATTGAAACTCATTTGCCACAAAAACGACTTATTTTTCTTTTATGTAATTGTCATTGCCAATATTAAACTCTCGAGCCTTAAAAGAATAAACTAGTAAAATCAGGCGAACATCGGTTCGCCCTTACAAATTGGTAAATTATTAATTAAAAGCGATCGCTTTAAGTTTAACTCAAACAGTTATTTAACAAACTGAGGCATGATTTCCGCTGCGGTAAATAAACCAAACAAACCACGACGATGCAATGCCATTCCAGCTTTGAGATAGCCGAAAGCAGGACCACAAACATTGGCAGCCATACTGGTTTCATCGCCTAAAGTAAAAGTATGAGTAGAAATTTTGCCTTCAAAAGTACGTCCAGTAATTTGGACATTGGTACTTAAAGGTTTTTTAGGATTACGAGTATCAACTAAACCACCAACAGTAACGCGATCGCGACTACAAATTCCTGCCAATTCCAGCATAATATCATCCGCGTGTTCCATGTTTTCTAGAGCCAGAATGCCGTTAGTTTGAGCTAATAAAGCTTCTACTTCAGCTTCGCTCATCGCTCTGGCAGTTTCGACATTGTATCCTGGTAAATGAGCAATATCTTCTCTAATCGTGGCACGATAAGCTTCCCAATTAGCAATACCTACTCCAAAGGTAATTTTTACGCTATGAATTTCAGCATAACTTTGGGCAGCGACAGCAGCAGCAGCAGTCAATAAACCTGGAGTTGCACCACAACCAGTTAGATAAGTAATGCCTGCTTGTTGTAATTCAGTTTGTAATTCTAATAATTGTTCGACTGCACTAGTTCTTTTTACCGCATCTACCAACACACCTTGCCAACCAGATTGAATAAATTGTTTGGCTACATCTGCCATAAAAGTATTAGGAAGATTGGGTAAAGCGAGAAAATATCCATCGATCGCGGTATGGTTCAATAAATCAAAGATGCTAGTTTGACTGAGAGTTCCATCTTCGGGCAAATAACCCAATGAACCATGGGTAGCATAAGTCGCGATCGCAGCTTGAACATCTAACCCAGACGCATTATAAGCATAACCTTGCTGGTCTGCTGCCCCTACCCAAATCATTTCTCCTTTGAGGGACAAAACTTTTGCTGCTGCTTGTCCTAAACCACCAAAACCTAAAACACCTACTCTAAGAGGATTTGTAATCTTATCTACGATCATTTTTTATTTTTTATCGAAGAGAACAGATTTTTATTATCTGGTTTGATGGCATCAAATAAGACTAAGAGTTCAAAAATTATTTGTCTAGTTTTATCGTTCGATTTATCTTTTTGTATACATTTGTTAAGTAATTAGGTTTTTTTATCCCTTTATGTCTTGACTGAAACGACAAGCTAAGGAAAACTTAGAAAATAATAAAGTAATAACCATATCTATTATTAATTTTTGATAAAATTCGATTCATATTACTGCGATTGCTAAAGATAGCTATATTAAAAAGAGTTATAGCTCAATCGATGCCATAACTCCCATAGCTCCAAACCCCAGGACAACTCTAACTACCTAGGGATCGACCATGAACATGGAAACACTAGAATTTATCATTTATCCCGATGGTCGGGTTAAAGAGACAGTAACAGGTATTGTTGGGTCATCTTGTCAAGAGGTGACCGCAGCAATTGAAGAACAACTTGGGGTAGTTATTTCGACTGCCAAAACCTCTGAATATTATGTTCAAGAGGTTAATCAATCAACCAAAGTTACCAATCAAAACAGCTTTAGCGATTGGTAAATGATTTGTTTACATTTGGTTTTTTTGTCCAATCTAGTTCAATTTAATAAATTAGCAATATGTCACATTTCAGCAATATCAAAACTAAAATTCGGAATCTAACTTCTCTTAAAGCAGCTTTAGATGATTTAGGAATAGATTGGAAATCTGGTCCTAGTCAAGTTAGGGGTTATCAGGGTCAAGCTTTAAATGCTGATGTAGTAGTAGAACAAAATAATAACTACGATATCGGTTTTAGTTGGAATGGTAGCGAATACGAACTAGTTGCTGACCTACAATATTGGCAGCAACCCTTAACTGTAGATGGTTTCCTCAGACAAGTTAGCCAACGCTATGCTTACCATACTGTCGTTAACGAAGCGAGCAAACAAGGATTTGAAATTTCTGAACAACAAAAACAAGAAGACGGTTCAATTCGCTTAGTTGTGCAACGCTGGAGTGCGTAATGTCTGATTTTGCTTCAAATCCCTCTCGTTCTGGATTTGAACCAGAATTAGGGGGAATTTTGAGAGATGCGCCCGAAAGAACTGGGTTTGAACCAGAGTTAGGTGGATTATTGAGGCAAAAAGGTGCTTATGTCGATGAGACTACTTGTATCGGCTGCAAGCACTGCGCTCATACTGCTCCTAATACTTTTTATATCGAACCAAATTACGGACGGGCGAGAGTTTTTAATCAAAATGGAGATTCTGAAGAATTAGTTGAAGAAGCAATTGATACTTGTCCTGTTAACTGTATTCACTGGGTTGATTTTACTCGGATAAAACAACTAGAAGAAGAAAGAAAGTATCAGGTCATTGAAAATTTAGGATTTCCTCAAACAATCAAACGACCACTAATTAAAAAGAACAGAAAAAGCAAGTATAACAATTACTAATCAAGTTAATTGTTGAGATATAAAAGCTTCTCCTCGATGGTTGATTTCCATTGAGGTTTTTATTTTAATTAATATTTTGTTATTTCAAACTATCGTGTTCAGCTAAAATTTTTTCTACTCTAGCTTCTTCAATTTTTGCAGTTAATTTTTTATTTTCATGTAAATCTCTTTGTGTTTTAGCTAAACTTAGAGTTGAACCAATCGAAAAAGCTAAACCCATTCCCATAAATCCTTTTGTCCAAGTATCTACAGCAAGATAAATAATCCCAATCGAAGTAGCAGTAATCGAGATTATAAAAGAAAGCCAAGTTTGAATCAACCAAGCTGAACTATGATCTTGATTTTTTCTGATTTCTAACATGATTTTTTTTAGTTAATACTTCAATTATTGGTATTTTATTGAAGTTGAATTTAATCAGAAATAAACCAAGTGACAGTTTGACAAGCGGACAAGTTGCTGATTGAGTCAAGCAATTAACTAAATAGAATTAGTAGCAATTGTTTATTTAATTATTGACTGTAACTAAGCGAGAATCTTGTAAACGCTTCAACCACCCTTTTAAATAAACTCGATTTGCCTGTTGTTCTTTAGGATCGGTAGTATTAAGCGGATAAGGTGCTAATCCTCTAATCGCTGCTGTAGTTACACAAAACATTGATTTTTGAAAACTTTGGCAAATTTTGACCCGCAAATCGCCTTCGCCTCTAATTCCTTGATGATAAAAATCCAGTAGATAATCAGGTAAAAAGTGTCGCATATCCTGCATCAACAAGGTGGGTGGAATACCTGCGCTACCAACTGGCAAAGGATCTGCATACAAAGCACCATAATTGAACAGACCTTGATCGTAAGGAATTTGATAAGCTTGAGCATTATAAGAAATCGTCCCAGGAAAAGGAGTTCCTCGGAAAAAGACAGCTTCTACATAGGGTACTGCTGTATCAGCAAGAAACGTTAAGCCAGCAGATTGAGGAATTAATTCGTATTCCTTACCTCGAACTTTGACTTTGTAGGTAATCGGACGAGCAGCATCAGCTACTAAACCATCAAGGATATGTTGGACAACCTCAGGGATAGATTTAATTTCTCCGCGGTCATATCGGTCTGATAAACTGAGGAACATATCTGCCATGACTCGCCAAAATTGCCCTAATCCGCTATAGTAAGCCATTTGACGCATATGTTCGGGTAAAAAATCTTTAAAGATTGTATGTAAACCCAACAATAAAGGATTGTATTTAAATTTAGCCCGAATTACTTCTTCCACCACTTTCAAGAATTCTGGGGAATCAACGTAGGCATCCAAACCGCCTCCACCATGCCAAAACATTGCTTTCATGCAATATTCAGCATATTCATAGTTAATTCTGTCATGCCACCAATGGCGTAGTAATTTTTCTGAATTAATTTCCCCATTAAAGTATTTAAAAAAAGGAAATAACACTAAAAATTGATGGTTGGCAATATAGCAAAGATTATTAGAATAAGCATCTAAAACTACACCATAACTTTTTAAAATGCCAACGACTTCAATTAAATTAGTAGGAGAATTTTGTAATAATGCCTCTCCCGATTCCAATTTTTGAATATACTCTTCGATTAAACGCGATTGAGAAAATTTATTTTTAGTAGTAGTAACCATGAGTAATGTTTATTCCTTAATAACCGAATTAACCAGCAGTCAATAAAGCAACTGCTTGTACTTCACTCCAATGAACTACCCAGCTTGGTTGAATGCCAAAAGCAAAAATTAAAGTAATTAAAACAAAAGCAGGAGCGAGTTCAGCCCATTTTACTGGAGGTAATTGAGCTAAATTATCTGTCAAACGACCAAAGAAAACTCGATTAATTACCAAAAGAAAATAAACAGCAGTTAATCCTGTTCCTACTAAACAAAGAAGAGTAGGAATCGGAAAGATTGGAAAACTTCCTCTAAAAACCAAAAATTCAGCAATAAAACCTACCATTCCTGGTATTCCCGAACTTGCCATTACTCCTAAAATCATTAAACTACCAGTTACAGGCAACCCCTTTTCTGGATTTAATAAACCTCTGAGGGCATCGACATCACGAGTTCCAGTTTTTTCATACACTACTCCTACCAATAAAAAGAGTAGGGCAGAAATTAAACCGTGACTAACCATCTGAAACACAGAAGCAGTAATACTCAATCTAGTAGTAGCTGAAGCACCCAAAAGAATATAAGCCATGTGAGCAATCGAAGAATAAGCCACCACCTTCTTCATATCTTTTTGAGCGATCGCGCAAGATGCTCCATACAAGGCACTAATCGCAGCTAAAATTGCCATCCAAGGAGCTAAAACCACCCATCCTTCTAGGAATAAGCCGACCGCAAAACGAAGTAAGGCATAAGTGCCTAGTTTTAATAAAACTCCTGCCAGTAAGACAGAAATTGGAGTCGAAGCTTCGACGTGAGCATCTGGTAACCAAGTATGGAAAGGAAAAATCGGAATTTTGATAAAAACACCAACTAAAAGAGGTGCAAGCAATAATAGTTGACTATTGAGGGATAAATTATGCGATCGCAATGTTTCATAATCAAAAGTATGAGAACCAGTCAACCATACTAATCCTAAGAAAGAAGCTAATACTAAAATTCCTGAAACTGCTGTATATAGCAGAAATTTCATTGCTGCATAACCTCTTCTTTTTCCGCCCCAAATTGCAATTAAGAAATAAAGAGGAATAATTTCTAACTCATAGAAGAGAAAAAACAGCAATAAATCTTGGGCTAAAAAAGCTCCCGCAGCCCCTGCACTCAGAAATAACAACAGCGAATAATATAATCGGGGTCTTTCAATCAACTTCTTGCTATTAACTACGGCAATGAAAGTCAATAAACTATTTAAAAATATCAAAGGGAAAGATAATCCATCAATGCCCAAATGATAATTTAATCCCAGCCATTCTATCCAAGCAATATCTTCCGAAAATTGAAATTGAGCAATACTAGGATCGAATTTTAATCCCAAAATAATATTGACAATAATCGTGCTGAGTGTAATAACTAAAGCAATTGAACGAGTAGTTTTTACTTCAATTTGTTGAGGCCAAAAGCCAATTAACGCTGCACCAAGCAAAGGAATTACGATTAAAGCACTGAGCATAATTTGTGATAGTAGCTCCTAAACAAAATTAAATTATTGATTGATGAGAGATGACCAATAATTGGTAACAATTGACCATTGACCACTAAGTACCGACCACAGCAGCAGACTAACACCTACCAGAATCGTCAGCATATAAAATTGAGACTGCCCAGAAACGTTGTATTTGAGAGCGTTTCCACTAAAGAGGGTAAAGAGACTCACTAAATTTACTGCACCATCTACCACATAGCGATCAATCCAAGCCGTCAACTTAGCGAGATTAGCAACTGCTGCTACTACAGTCAATTGATAAAAACGGTCTATATAAAAATCGTAAGCAAATAAATCTTGGAAAAATCTCCAAACCATCTGAGTTGGTCTAGCCCAAGCTTTGTGTAAATGAAGTGTTGCGCCTATAATACAACCTACTAACCCAGAAATTATCAAAAGAGGTGTGGCTAATTGAATAATAGTTTCCTCTCCCAACGCTAGAGGAGTAGTCGGACTTAACCACAAAGGCCATCTAATTGGTGCTGCTGGTGCTACCAAAACTAAAATCGTTAAAGATACCATCGGTAATGCCATCGGCCAAGGTACTTCAGGCGCGCGACGGGTTTTCATTTGTGGTTCGCCCAGAAAAACTAAGCGAAATACTCTGGTCAAATTTAAGGCAGACAGAGCATTAACAAATAATAAAACTCCCAGTAACCACCAATCTACTTCCCACGAACCATTAAACCATCGGTGGAAAGTCCAAAACATACCCATTGGCATGAAAGCAACCAATCCTGTACTACCAACTACAAAAGCCATCGTAGTAGCAGGCATCCGTGACCACAATCCTCCCATTTCAGTCACGTTTTGATTACTAGTAGTTAAAATAATCGACCCTGCACTCATAAAGAGCAAGGCTTTGGCAACTGCATGAGTAAATAGCAGTAAAAAGGCAATATCTACTTGCCCTAGTCCTACTGCAATAAAAACTAATCCTAGGTAAGCACTAGTAGAATGAGATAAAGCTCGCTTAATATCAATTTGCGCGATCGCCATTAAAGAAGTTCCAATGGCGGTGACTGTTCCCAAAATAATTAAAACATCAGAAGAAACAGGAGAAAGGGTAAAAACAGGCTGTAATTTAATCAGCACATAAGCACCTGCCGACACAACAATCGAATTTCTCATGATTCCGGCCGGGTTAGGCCCTTCCATAGCCTCATCTAACCACAAATTCAGAGGAAACTGAGCGCATTTTCCTGTTGGTCCTGCAATTAAAGATAATCCTAATAAAGCCGAAGCTAATGGTGTTAAAGGAAAAGTATTAGCCCAATTTTCTAACTGAGAAAAATTTAATCCTGCGCCATAGGCAGAAAGTGCGACTAAACCCATCAGTAGGATAATATCGCCCACCCGTTTGGTTAAAAAGGCATCTCTAGCTGCTGTAACTACTAACGGTTGAGCATACCAAAAACCTACCAATAAATAAGTACATAAAGTTAGTAACTCTAATAAGGCATAACTTAGTAGTAAAGAATCACTTAAAGCAATACCGCTTAAAGCACCTTCAAACAAACCCATCAAACCAAAGAAACGAGCTAACGACCAATCTTTTTCCATATAACCAAGAGCATAAATTTGAGCTAGCAAACTGATGCCTGTTACTAACTGTAATGCTCCAATACTTACAGGAGAAAGTTCAATCGCTAAGGTCAAATCTAAATCTGCTACTTTTAGCCAATGGAAAATTATTTGTTGAGTTGGTTGAGTCCAAATTATATTGAAGACAATAGAGCCATGAATTAACGCTATTATCGTCATCAATAAATTGAGATAAGTTGCTGGTCTAGGTCCTGTTTTGCGGATAATACCCAAAGACCAAGGTAAAGTCAAAACAGCCCCTAAAAGACCGTATAGAGGGACAATCCAAGTAGTTTGTAAAAAAAAGTCAGTCATCAAAACTGCCCTGATCGGTTAACAATATTTATCTAATTTTTTTTAATATTCTTGAATTTTAGATGCGATTTTTTTAGACAATAATCTATCTAATTAAATCTCTAAAATGTTTTATATTAAATTTAAGCTTTTATCGTTATAAATTGTTTTCCTTTGGTTAAAAAATGTCATTTAAATATTTTTAATCATCAAAAATTGAGATTTTTTTTATTATCATACAGGTTATTATTGTTTTTTTTATATTCAATTCACCTTTCCCTTTCCCGCAAAATAGCTTCAGCCTAAGTTATCTTAACGAAGATAGGGATCGCTTTCAGCACCAAACATTTATTGATGTCATTCTCAAAAGACCTCACTGAATCCTGATGCCAGTTTTCTAGTTCTATCTAGATACAATAAAAAAATTATAAAACAGTTTAATACTTCAACAAATACAGATTACCAAGCTTATGTCAACCAACCTAAAATAATTAGGTATTAATTCTTATTAACAATCAAATTAAAAAATATAATCATAGTTTATATTGTCAAAGGGCACAAGGTTATTTATGCTTGATTATAGAGTGGTAAATTACCAAGACCGTCCAAATTTCGCCAACCTATTTCTAAAAAAATAATTGGTTTAGATAAATGGTGTTTAGTAGCAATCAAGATTACCAGACCAAAAAATAAATAAAAACCTGGCATTTCATTTATGATTGATAGTAACAATGGAGAAATTTTTTTTGATGTAGTTTACCAAATTACTCTACTTTTTATTTAATAATTCAAAAATTTTGGCTTGAGCGCGGAGGAATAATTAGATGCCAATTGCAGTAGGAATGATAGAAACCTTAGGTTTTCCAGCAGTAGTAGAAGCTGCTGATGCTATGGTTAAAGCAGCTCGTGTTACTTTAGTCGGCTACGAAAAAATCGGTACAGGACGAGTAACTGTAATCGTACGAGGAGACGTATCAGAAGTACAAGCTTCTGTTTCAGCAGGAATTGAAGCTGCTAACAGAGTTAATGGTGGAGAAGTACTGTCTACTCACATTATCGCTCGTCCTCATGAAAACCTAGAATACGTTCTGCCAATACGCTACACCGAAGAAGTAGAGCAGTTCCGAACCTACTAATCTAATTTAATTAACATCAAATTTATTCATACATACTTAAGGAGTAGAGTTATATGTCCATTGCAGTAGGAATGATTGAAACCTTGGGTTTCCCAGCAGTAGTAGAAGCTGCTGACGCAATGGTTAAAGCAGCTCGTGTTACTTTAGTCGGCTACGAAAAAATCGGTACAGGACGAGTAACTGTAATCGTGCGAGGAGACGTATCAGAAGTACAAGCTTCCGTTGCTGCGGGAATTGAAAACGTCAGCAGAGTTAACGGTGGAAAAGTACTGTCTACTCACATTATCGCCCGTCCTCATGAAAACCTAGAATACGTTCTGCCAATACGCTACACCGAAGAAGTAGAGCAGTTTAGATCTTACTAGCCCAATCTGTAAAAATCAAATTTATTAATATTTAAGGAGTAGAGTTATATGTCCATTGCCGTAGGGATGATTGAAACCTTGGGTTTCCCAGCAGTAGTAGAAGCTGCTGACGCGATGGTAAAAGCAGCTCGTGTTACTTTAGTTGGCTACGAGAAAATTGGTACAGGACGAGTAACTGTAATCGTGCGAGGAGATGTATCAGAAGTACAAGCTTCCGTTTCGGCTGGAATTGAAAACGTCAGACGAGTTAATGGTGGTAGCGTTTTGTCTCATCACATCATCGCCCGTCCTCACGAAAATTTAGAATATGTTCTCCCCATTCGTTATACCGAAGCCGTTGAACAATTTAGAGAAAGTGTCAATCCTCAGCCCTTAAGAAGACCATAAGCAGATGCAAATCGCTAAAGTTCGTGGCACAGTAGTTAGCACCCACAAATCATCTAGCATGACGGGGGTTAAGTTGTTGTTAGTTCAGTATATTGATGAGCAAGGACAACTTTTACCAAAATATGAAGTTGCTGGAGATACAGTTGGTGCTGGTGTCAATGAATGGGTTCTAGTGAGTAGAGGTGGTGCTGCTCGGACTGAAACTGGACACGAACGTCGACCGCTAGATGCGATTGTAGTGGGAATTATAGATACAGTAAGTGTAGATAATCGACCGCTTTACAGTAAAAAAGAAGCAGAACGTTTTTTGTGAAGCATTTTTACCAGAAAACTTAAATTGAAAGGTGTATTGCACTTGAAATTTAAGTTAAGCGGGTAATAAATGGCTTAATTATTATTAGGAGGAATTGAGAAAATGGTAGTCCGCACCAAAGCGGCTCCCCCGACTCCTTGGTCGAAAGATTTAGCTGAACCCCAAATAGATGAAAGTGCTTATGTCCATTCGTTTTCCAATTTGATTGGTGATGTCCAAATTGGTGCAAACGTATTAGTTGCTCCCGGCACTTCTATTCGGGCTGATGAAGGTACTCCATTTTATATTGGTGACAATACTAATATCCAAGATGGAGTAGTCATCCACGGCTTAGAACAAGGTCGGGTGAGGGGCGACGACGGCAAAGATTATTCTGTCTGGATTGGGAAAAATTCTTGTATTACTCACATGGCATTAATTCATGGACCTGCGTATGTAGGAGATGAATGCTTTATTGGTTTTAGGTCTACAGTATTTAATGCCAAAGTGGGTAAAGGTTGTATCGTCATGATGCACGCCTTGATTCAAGATGTAGAAATACCTCCAGGAAAATATGTTCCTTCAGGGGCAGTCATTACTAATCAACAACAAGCCGATCGCTTATCGGATATTCAAGATAGCGATCGCGCTTTTGCACATCATGTCGTTGAAATAAACGAAGCACTCTTAGCTGGATATCATTGTGCGGATAATGCTGCTTGTATTACCCCTATTCGCGAAGGACATGATTTTTCTCAACCAAGTAGAACTGAAGAAAGTAATGGTAATAACTATATAAATTCAGTAGGAAATATGAGTTTAAATTCAGATATTAAAGCCCAAGTGCGATCGCTTTTGAACCAAGGTTGTTCTCTTAGTATTGAATATGCCAATCAACGTCGTTTTAAGACTAAATCTTGGCTTACTGGGGGACAAATTAATAGCACTAGAGAAAGCCAAGTTTTAGGTGAACTGGAAAATATTCTCAGTCAACATCAAGGAGAATATGTCCAGTTAATTGGAGTAGATTCACAAGCGAAACGAAGAGTAGCAGAAATTATTATCCAACGTCCTGGAGATAGCTTAAGTCCGACTAAAGCCACTACTAGTAAAGCTAAATCCTTCAATACGAACGGTCATTCCAATGGTAACGGTAATGGTAATGGACATTTAAGTGATAGCATTGCACAACAAGTACGTTCTTTACTCAATCAAGGATGTGATATTGGTATTGAACATGCCAATCAACGTCGCTTCAAAACTAAATCTTGGTTAACCGCAGGACAATTTACTGGTA includes these proteins:
- the ccmM gene encoding carbon dioxide concentrating mechanism protein, whose amino-acid sequence is MVVRTKAAPPTPWSKDLAEPQIDESAYVHSFSNLIGDVQIGANVLVAPGTSIRADEGTPFYIGDNTNIQDGVVIHGLEQGRVRGDDGKDYSVWIGKNSCITHMALIHGPAYVGDECFIGFRSTVFNAKVGKGCIVMMHALIQDVEIPPGKYVPSGAVITNQQQADRLSDIQDSDRAFAHHVVEINEALLAGYHCADNAACITPIREGHDFSQPSRTEESNGNNYINSVGNMSLNSDIKAQVRSLLNQGCSLSIEYANQRRFKTKSWLTGGQINSTRESQVLGELENILSQHQGEYVQLIGVDSQAKRRVAEIIIQRPGDSLSPTKATTSKAKSFNTNGHSNGNGNGNGHLSDSIAQQVRSLLNQGCDIGIEHANQRRFKTKSWLTAGQFTGNANQVISKVEAALNEYSGEYVRLIGVDSNAKSRLAEIIIQRPGDSPTQSSKSNGASSYSNGRSNGYSSNGSNSNSLSSEILQEVRSLLASGYKIGMEHADQRRFKTKSWQSCSPIDSKREAEVVAALEACLAEHTGEYVRMIGIDSNAKRRVCETIIQRPGDTSKVAKANATSTSSQSNSNGNSFRYSNEFSHRHLSPEALEQIRSLLAGGYKIGTEHADKRRFKTKSWQSCSPIESRHELDVIAALEVCLAEHTGEYVRLIGIDPDAKRRVSETIIQRP